The Bos taurus isolate L1 Dominette 01449 registration number 42190680 breed Hereford chromosome 12, ARS-UCD2.0, whole genome shotgun sequence genomic interval aggcctggcttgctgtggttcatggggtcgcaaagagtcagacacaactgagcgactgaattgaactgcatcccagtggctcagagggtaaaccgtctatctgcaatgcaggagacccaggttcgattcctggattgggaagatcccctggagaaggaaatggcaacccactccagtacccttgcctggaaaatcccatggacggagaagcctggtaggctacagtccatggggtcgcaaagaatcagacacgactgagggatttcactttctttaaaggAATACAGAAATATCTAGCAAATGGCAAGGTAAAATTCACAATGCCTTACATACAGCGAAAAATCAGTAGGCATTCCAGGAAGCAAGAAAGTATGAGCCATAGTGAggttaaaaatcaattaatagaAACAGAAGTAGCAGTTATTGTACTTATATTCTATAGCTCAAGAAGGTTAAGAGATATAGGAGATGTCAaaaagacctaaatcaaatttctaCATATGAAAACTATAAAGTCTGAGATGaaaaacatatataccaaatggAATTAATGGTAGACGTTGTAGAAGAGAGTAGTGAATTTAAGACAATAGAAATTATCCCaaatgaaacagagaagaaaaaatgaaacataaaaagaTGACCTGAGTATCAATGAATTCTGGGACAACTTCAATGATCAAATACTTAAGAGTCCTGAAAAACTAGGGTGGGTGGATACAGGAGTcaaatttgaataaataaaggccaatgtttttccaaatttgatgaaaattgTAAACCCACAGATGCAAGAAGCTCAACAAACCTCAAGTGCAAGAAACACCAAAGTACATCATAATCAAACTACTTAAAAGCAATGAttaagagaaaatcttgaaagaagccagaaaagaaaagacatgacCTACGGAGGAACAACGaagttaatggcaacccactccagtattcttccctggagactcccatggccagaggagcctggcaggccatggtccacagggtcgaaagcagacacaactgaagcgactcagcactgAGGAACAAAGATAAGAAATACAATAGATTTATCACTGGAAACAATGCAAGCTAGAAGACAGTGAACACTACCTTCAAAATAACGAAAGAAAAAACTATCAACCTAGAATTCTACACTCAGATAAAATACCttgcaaaaatgaaataaagagttTATCAGACATATAGAAGCTGAAATAATTCCTTGCCAACAGATCTGCACCACTAGAAATATTTCAAGTAGAAGGCAAATGGTATCAGATAGAAATCTGGATCTATAGCATGAAAAGAGAAGCACCCGAAATAACAGATAGGTAGGTAAATATAGCATATTTCCCCCCTTTATTTTGAAAGTCCCTTTAAAGGATAAGCGACTGTATTTACATCAATCAGTTAAAAGTTAGAGGATGGGGGAAAAACATATCATGCTAAAACTAATCAAGAAGCTGTATCACTATCTGGAAAAACAGCTTTTAGAGAAAAAGAGTATCATCAGGCATAGGGTAACTCCACATGAAAAAGGGTGATTCATTAAGAATTAAGGTTGTTATGACAAGCTTAAATGCTGATGAACTTGACAATAGAATTTCAAAGTACCTGAAACAAAACtgatagaaatgaaagaaaaaacaaacaaacaaaaagcaggaCATGCCCAGCCCCCGCCTCCCCCACTCCTTTGGGTTTCATTTTAGCTTAAAATATAGTTTTACTGGATTAAATCACATTCCTGAAATTTGCTAGTACTTTTctagattaaaaaatacattcagtcaaaccgatattgtaaagcaaccatcaattaattaaaaataaacaaatataattaaaaaaataaagaatttgttCAACAAAATGCCATTTCCCTGAGCTGTATTACCTTCTCATTAACTGCCAGACCAAGGCCAACGTTAGGGTGCGGTTTCCTTCATTGAGGTCTTGTCCCCCAATGCCAACCAGGGAGAACTTTGCTTGATTCTTCCCCAGTTCCACTGCATAGTTACAATTCTCAAGCTGTTAATGGGCAGGAAACAATCTAATGTCATCATCTCTTTGATGATAAATACCAGAGGAAGTAAGATGataaaaatagacacaaaatgaaataataaggTCAGACTGAATAATCTCTCAAGTCTCTAGTTCAGCAATTCTAGGATTCTAAATTAGTCAaataattttccatctttttaaaaaattttatttggctgcaccgggtctcagttggggcatgcaggatctggtTTCCCAACCAGGACTGAAACCCCAGACCCCCTGCAAtgagagcttggagtcttaaccactggaccatcagggaagcctgatttatTTCCACCTTTTCTTAAAGAGTGCCACTCActctcatcaaaagaaaaaaaaatattcatagtaTACCAGGTGTAAAGCCAAAATGAGTTATTATGATGACCATTTTCATGGCTCTATCCCATGACATAACTAGAAAGCCATACTAAATAACCTGTCTATAATATCCCTAAAATAGTTGCATTTGTAGAGACTGACCTGGAAAATCCAGATCCTGTAAGCACACAGTAGACCGACATATGGGATGGGTGTTCCCGTGGCTACGATTCACGGATTACTGGGTCACAGGGACGATAAATGGTGGGAAATGTTCGTGCCACCCCCATGGCTGTGGCTGCTTTTACAAAACAATGTGTTCTCACTAGACATACTATTTGTACATGTCAAACTGTTAGCACAGGTTTCGATCCTTTAGAAAATTAGAATGAGGATCTTGCTGGAGGGAAAGGCACCCCACAGCTCTGCTTGCTCTAATTATCTTAATTAGAATTTTTACATCATGACGCTTAAAGACATCCAACACAGAATTATAAATAAGCAATCAGCTGAAATAATGAACTCCCTTTAATAAAAACCACTCAGGTTTCTGATTGCTGTACTCTTAAGTTAATCCCTGGATAAGCATTTCTTATCTGAGCTTGGCTTCCTGATAAAAGTATTCACACAGTGCTCTTGTGGGCTTATGACTTCATCTGACGACCAGAACCTCACAAGAGTCATCATTTACCTTCTTCATGTTACCCCCCAGTTTGGGGTATGGTGGTTTGTTTACTCTGCTCCAGTCAACAGGGACTTTAATCTTTTCATAGAGCTGGAAGATGACCAGGGCATCTGATAAGTcactaaatgaaaacaaacacaaagaatTCTCAGATACCCAACATTTATGGAGGGCCTGGAGCGGGCCAGGCAATTCTTTACACATTAGTTCAAGGAACATTCCCAGCAACTTGGCCACATGTATCAGTCACTTCATCTTTAGAGGGGAGGAAATTCTGGctcagagaaagggagggagctTCCTAGAAGAGTCCTCCAGGTGTGACCACTAATGCCTCTTCAGCAGAAACATACattctccagaaaaataaacagctcCAACAGCATTGGAGACACGCCCACAAACTGAACATTTACTGTTTGGCCTGCTTGTGAGCAGATCTTGGGTAGATGTGTCATAGAGTCGATTTGTTCTTTTGCTGCTGGATTATGAGTTTTGTACAGTAAGTCCCcaacatatgaaccttcaagttgcaaactttcaaagatgcaaatgtatGTTTGCATGTCCAATCACATAAGTCAGAGCACGTGTCTGGCATACATTGTCATGCGCCTGCACCCTCTACAAGTGGCTATGCTTCTGGGTACTTTACTgtacatgcttccctggtggctcagacggtaaagcgtctgtctagaatgcaggaggcccgggctcgagccctgggttgggaagatcccctggagaaggaaatggcaatccactccagtactattgcctggaaaatcccatggacagaggagcctggtaggctacagtctacggggtcacaaagaattggacacgactgagcgatttcatttcaccttccctggtggctcagcggaaaagaatccacctgccaaagcaggagatgtgggtttgatccctgggttgggaagatcctctggagaaagaaatggcaacccactccagtattcttgcctgcgaaattccatggacagaggagcctggcaggctatagtccatgggggaacaaagagttggacacgactgagcgactgaacatgctCGTAGGATGCGCATATAGAGTACAGTATCTTTATCTCTTGCCTGTCCGTTGATGCCAGCCCCTGAGTGCCAGCTGCTGTACTGTACCACAATACTTTCCAAGGTACCGTAAGATTAAAaatggttttctttatttttgtgtttgtttttaatgtattatttgtgtggaaagtattataaacctattacagtacggTACTACATAGCCGATTGCGTTAGTTGGTTACCTAGGCTGACTTTGTTGGGCTTTTGAACAAAATGGGCTTATGAACACCCTCTCcgaatggaactcattcatatgtaggggacttgctATACTAAATACATAGCAAGGTTGGTGTATGCAAGTGAGTTTTTCAACACCTGCTGCTCAATTCGGCGTTTCCCCTCTTCTCACTGAGGTGCGCACATTTTTCGAAGAGAACTGCACACCAGAGTGATATCTGAAATCTTGGGCATCTTCACAGGTCTTGGTATCTCATATTCAGGAAGAGGCCCTCAATATTCTTACCTGTACAAATGATTGACTCGCGGGTTTACACCCAAGGAGTTCATCCAGTTCCTAAACGTCCGCTCTTCTCTCGTCTCACCTAAATGAATGAAGGCTAGTTATCTTTCAGGCACCAAGAAAATATGCTTTTTTATGATCAAAGTTTAACTAAAGCAGCTGTCACAAACACCGAaagtagaattaaaaaatataaaaaccctAACGGATTTGAATGAGGGTTGCTATTCTGCATTAAttgtttttccatttcagttCAATGAGAACAGCATCTATTATTATTAACAGCGTACAAGAGCCCATGAGGGTAAACTGTTCAGGGTTGTCCCTCAAAGGCTTACATTCTTTCTGGAAGAATATGTGTTTTGAGAATCAAAGAGGGATCATGCAAGCTAGAGGGCTACCATATGAGGTGGATATTTATATTTGAGTTGAGATAAAGGAGAGAATTGTACAGGCTACATTTGGAGGCAGTGCAATTTGAGCTCTACCTTAGAGGGCTAGTAAAATCTGGATGGTAAAGAGAAAATAGGAGGGGATGTGGGGGGACGGGGTAGGAGATTATGTAAATATGAACACAAAGGGAACGACAGACAAGGTCTGTATTAAGACCATTAGAAACTGACTTTTCAGATATCTGTGTAGTGCAGTCCACACCGATAAGGCTGTCTAGTGGCTGGAACCAGAATCAGGGATCTTTGGATGCCAGGTAGCAGATTTTGGTTGATATATTAGACAATGACAGTCATTATGGGTTCTTTTTTAATTACTATAATAAATTCTCGAGCAAGGCAGAGTTATAATGAAAGCAGTACTATGATGTGTTTGGCAGCAGTGCGCAGAATTACTGAAAGGCAATATGCATTTAAATTAAACACACAGAGGGGACAGTGTTTGACACCAGCACATAGGCGCATTCAAGTGCTTGATGGATGGAGGGCTAGGCCCCTAAGACCTATTGAAACAGTTGGTGTATGATTTAGTAAGAGTCCGgaagagcagaaaggaaaaataacaatcTAAAAGTCATTCTGTGGGAAGAATTATTAGTATTTGCTGATTCAAGAGATTTAGGGGTGAAGGAGAGGAAGATACCAAAGTGGAACCCAGGGTTTTGGTGactgaagagagaaaaatgtggTATGATTCATGGAAATGGAGAATTTCTAAACGAGAGTGGATGGGATGGGAGGTTGGGGGGTGGGTAGAGAGGCAATGCAGGAGGGGGGAAATGATCAATTCTGCTTTTCATATTGATCAATTCTGATCAATACGCTGAATTTCAAGCGACAGTGATGAACCCAAATGTAGATGATCTAGAAGCAGCTGGAAATGGGTGGTGAGAGGGCTTGGCATACAAACTTGGTAGTCAACAGAATGCATGGGCCCCTGACCACCACACATCAATCATACAAATGCACAGAGCTGGAACATGGATTGACTGCATTTCCAGCTGGAGTAAAGCACTGTAGAAAAGgattaatctttaaaatgtagATTTCCTTTCTTGGGggatattcatttattattatttttgcattgATTTTTCTATCTCAATATTGGGACTCATTcacaatggaaaaaagagaaaaacatctcTGGCAACTTCACCTATTAGAACCTGACTAAAAGCTATGTGACTTTTATCTAGGTTTAGGGCATTAACCCCCTAAATATAACTGTCATGGATTTTGCCTCAAAATATTATTCCATGACCCCCATTACCCAAAtcagagacaaaacaaaaacctcagtAAGCACCTCTTAGCATAAGTTAAATATCACTTTTAGATGACAAGTGGCTGCAATTTCTTGCCTCTAGGAATTAACACTCAGTCCATTAAGTACATAAATTAGGCTTTTGGAACTCAGGATTTATTTCATCCAATAATTAAATGCACTGTCTTCCCTAAAACATTTAATTCTGATAATGGATGAAGCCCATGTATAATGGATGCAATAGAATGGTAGTTGATTATTCCTCCTTGGCTGTAATTGACTTGATTAATCTATTTATTCCCTTTGTTAGGTACCAGAGAATTGATGACCTGTTCGCAAATCTCCCACGTGCGGGGCTTATGTTTGCTTAGGAGGTGATTCTGAATTACTCTTGAATTACAACTGTGACTGCTTCTCAGAACATTTACCCAACTGGTTTTCAGTTACCTTCAAGAGCCCCCCAGTCGATGTCCTGATTCTCAGGCTTGTGCAGGGCAGGGTATTTGTTAAAGAGGTTGGCAATAAAAGCCAAGTTCAGCTTGGGGTTTCCTCGGACAACATCCGTGGCCGTGACAAACTGGCGGCAGCCCAGCCTCTCCGCCTGCTGCAACATGCATTCTGCCCTCTGGATGTCGTCTTTCTCCTGCGATGGAAAAGGACACCCATCTCAAGGCTGGGTCAGAGCTTCTCCAGACACAAAGCAGACACGGGTTACATGAAAAACAGACGGGCATCTTACCAAAACCCTCAGTGTTCGACCTCAGGGAGACACCTAATAAGAGCAAATCATTCCTTCCATTTGCCTGGACCCACATCACAagggcgcttccctggtggctcagacaataaataatctgcctgcaatgtgggagacccaggttctatccctaggttgggaagatcccctagagaaaggactggctacctactccagtatcctcccatggacagaggagcctggtgggctacagttcatgggtcacgaagattcagacatgactgagtgattaacacacatacacacacacaaatcagagTTTCAAGTAAGAGGAATATCCACTTAATTAATCGAGTCTTCCTATCTTTATACAGAGCAGGACCATTTCAGATGAATGGCTGTCTCGTTTTTAAAGAGATGCAATAGATTCTACAATTTTATCATTTAAGTTGATCTTAATTATTTTCAACCATTAggctttctttttattatcttctggcatagcagcagcagtagtaatattagtcactcagttgtgtccgactctttgaaaccccatgcactgtagcccatcaggctcctctgtccatgcgattctccaggcaagaatactggagtgggtagctgttcccttctccaggcaatcttcttGTACAGACTTCACAAAAAGTTCATTTATCAAataataaattacatttatttttagttcattaaaaatatttacatctgCAAACAAGCGTTTTTGATTAGTTTAACTTCTTTACCCACATTCAGCTGGTGTACCTGCAACTCTGACAAGATAAAATTTAACCTACATAGTGTCACTGATAGAATATATAACACCAATTTGGCTTTGCAGACTTCAGATTGAAcatcaataaactgtggaaaattctgaaagagatgggaataccagaccacctgatctgcttcttgagaaatttgtatgcaggtcaggaagcaacagttagaactggacatgcaacaacagactggttccaaataggaaaaggagttcgtcaaggctgtatattgtcaccttgcttatttaacttctatgcagagtacatcatgagaaacgctggactggaagaaacacaagctggaatcaagattgccgggagatatatcaataacctcagatatgcagatgacaccacccttatggcagaaagtgaagaggaactaaaaagcctcttgatgaaagtgaaagtggagagtgaaaaagttggcttaaagctcaacattcagaaaacgaagatcatggcatctggtcccatcacttcatgggaaatagatggggaaacagtggaaactgtcagactttatttttctgggctccaaaatcactgcagatggtgactgcagccatgaaattaaaagacgcttactccttggaaggaaagttatgaccaacctagatagcatattcaaaagcagagacattactttgccaacaaaggttcgtctagtcaaggctatggtttttcctgtggtcatgtatggatgtgagagttggactgagaagaaggctgagcgctgaagaattgctgcttttgaactgtggtgctggagaagactcttgagagtcccttggactgcaaggagatccaaccagtccattctgaaggagatcagccctgggatttctttggaaggaatgatgctaaagctgaaactacagtactttggccacctcattcgaagagttgactcattggagaagactctgatgctgggagggactgggggcaggaggagaaggggacgacagaggatgagatggctggatggcatcactgactcgatggacgtgagtctgagtgaactctgggagttggtgatggacagggaggcctggcgtgctgtgattcatggggtcgcaaagagttggactcgactgagcgactgatatgatctgatctgatctgatacaataGAACGCTCCTCCGCCACTGCGGCCGCGACTTGGTCTCAGCGCCAGGACCCTCCGGCGGACCACTCCGCAGCTATGGAAGACATGAACGAGTACAGCAACATAGAAGAATTCGCAGAGGGATCCAAGATCAACGCGAGCAAGAACCAGCAGGATGACGGTAAAATGTTTATTGGAGGTTTGAGCTGGGATACAAGCAAGAAAGATCTAACTGAATATTTGTCTCGATTTGGGGAAGTTGTGGACTGCACGATGAAAACAGATCCTGTTACTGGAAGATCAGGAGGATTTGGATTTGTGCTTTTCAAGCATGCTGCTAGTGTTGATAAGGTTTTGGAACTGAAAGAACACAAACTGGATGGCAAATTGATAGACCCTAAAAGGGCCAAAGTTTTAAAGGGGAAGGAACCCCCAAAAAAGGTTTTCGTGGGTGGATTGAGCCCAGATACTTCGGAGGaacaaattaaaagaatattttggaGCCTTTGGAGAGATTGAAAATATTGAACTTCctgtggatacaaaaacaaatgaaagaagagGATTTTGCTTTATTACATACATAGACGAGGAGCCAGTAAAGAAATTGTTAGAAAGCAGATACCATCAAACTGGTTCTGGGAAGTGTGAAATCAAAGTTGCACAACCCAAAGAGGTATATagccagcaacagcagcaacaaaaggGAGGAAGAGGTGCTGCAGCTGGTGGGCGAGGTGGTACTAGGGCTCGAGGCCGAGGTCAGGGCCAAAACTGGAACCAAGGATTTAATAACTATCATGATCAAGGATATGGAAATTACAATGGTGCCTATGGTGGTGATCAAAACTGTAGTGGCTATGGCGGCTATGATTATACTGGGTATAACTATGGGAACTATGGATATGGACGGGGATATGCAGACTACAGTGGCCAACAGAGCACTTACGGCAAGGCATCCCGAGGGGGTGGCAATCACCAAAACAATTACCAGCCGTATTAAAGGGGACACTGCCAAAAACAGGAAGGGATTGCTAAAGTAACCATCTTGCAGGAAGACACTGAAGGTTGGTCTTCTGTTGATCTAAGATGattattttgtaaaagacttTCTAGTGTACAAGACACAATTTGTGTCCAATTGTATATAGCCGCCAATTAGTTTTCTTGGTTTTTACTTTGTCTTTTGCTATCTGTGTTATGACTCTGTGGATTTGTGTTTATACAGACTTTGTTTGTATGATTACATGTTAAACCCCAAATAAATGCTTCCTTATGTGATTGTTTTTCTATATCAGGTACTAAATAACTCTGTAAAAGTGTAATTTTAAATAAGCAATGATAAATGCACAGTTTATTTTGTAGGGAGTCTTGCTCCATAGGAAGAGAAAACTGTGGTCCTTTATGAATAGGCAGCTACAGTGTCTGCTCTGTTGCCCTtgtttgttagatgtattctgtGCTcttaagggagaaggaaatggcaacccactccagtgttcttgcctggagaatcccagggacgggggagcctggtgggctgccgtctatggggtcacatagagtcggacacgactgaagcaacttagcagtagcatgccCTTAAGACTTCATTTTCCTCTCTAACCGAGGCTTCCATCATAACCTATAATGTTGTTTCCCCTCTGCCTATCTGGAGACATTGTCATGAAAGCTTCTGTGGCATTGTTATACTGTTGTGATTAGTGGGAGCTTTCTAGTAGACCATGAGTCTCTGGTTATATTTTGAAAAGTACATTTTTAATGGCACAAAGCATGCTGGTAGCTCCTTTTATGAAGaaaatgttttgctttgttcttGTCTTCGGAAAGGCATTTTTCAATGGATTGTTGTATTCAGTGGTCTGCTAGAAAGAGCTTTGACTAATCATAATAtcataactttgttttcttgatttaAATGTCCAGATATACCCATTGCGGAGTCGGGGGCCTAAAGCTGTGTTATAAGAGCTACAGGTTAAGAATAGCAGATATGGTTAGATTTTACACAACAATTTTGGCAAATAGGTATGAAGTTATTAAAGTTTGAACAAAACTTAGATTAAAAGATTTGAAGTAGTAGCTAAGTCAATTAATTGTATTCTATTCTGTTGGTTTAATGTCACAGCAAGCACCAAACTGAACAAAATGTTTTCTCTTGGGGCCTTGTTAGGAAGCTGTACTGGGTGTTAACTGTTAGATGGTGTGAGTTCTTAGAAGGCATGGGTAGTGGGTTTCAGTCATTTTTTTATGTGGTTAGTGCATGAGCTGAGTAGCTGAGCATAATCACACTCAGACATAAAAGAATAATGGAGAAGGCTAACCCTTGATTCTCATATAAATGCAAGTTTAGTGTGACCAAGTCATGTCATTACAACACATCTTCCTGGTGCATTAAAAAGAAAGCCTTTTAGCTCTAGATTTGGGAGGATATCCTAGATAAGTTCAAGTCTTGAATTTTACATTCAGTGTAGTTAACTGAGTTTAATGTTTTCGGTCTTGTTGCCTTGGTTTCATGTTCGCCATTAGGATTGGCATGCATGTTTACCTGTGGAATAGTTCACCTCACCTTCAGCCACGTGTAAATGTTTTTGTGCTAATGAACCTGCCTCTTGCTTTCCTTGGTGCTTGCAACTTTCTTTATTCCAGTGATGTTTGTACTTGATGGGCTATCAAGTTATAATGCTTTTGGCCTTGTTTTGCTATTTGACCTTAAACCTAAGCCAAGTACCAGTGTTGGCTATTGCAAGGGATTGTTTATTCTTTCAACATGCAACCTTAGGGGACAGAAAGGAGATTTTCATTTTAAGTTATGTTGTCAAGTCAGTAGGTGCAGTGTCTTTAGGGCAGTAAATCTTGTAAGTTCAAATATATGATTAGGTGACAAGTTGACACTGAGATTGTCCTTCCCCTgatcaaaaatgaataaaagctttttttaaacaaacaaaaaagtctaTTCAAATAGGACTAGAGAATTTCTAGTAATTTATAAGCAGACTCTTGTAAAAGAAGACTTAAGTTTTGTTGAAACACAGTTTACTGCCTTTTAATGCTCTTAAAAGTCTATGAAAGCACTAATTTTCAGACAACCAGAACTTACTAAAACTGGAATTATCTCTTAATATGATGCTTTACTAGTTAATACTATCGATTATATATTTCAGATGCTTTACTTCTCATTCAGGaatgagtttttttctttcaaatttcttttaaacaatatttatttattttttggctgagtTAGGTCCTGGTTGTGGTACGTAGGAACTACACTGTGTAATTCAGGACCTTTTGTTGCAACGCATGGACTCCACTCCTCTCTTTGCTTAACGTTTATTTCCAGATTCAATTTTCCACAATTACTACCCCAAACtgttaacagtttttaaaaatttaacaggGCTCTAAGCAGAGATGTCCACTCATGGACCTCGAGCCAGCATCACGCAGGGCAATGGAACCACCAA includes:
- the LOC101902786 gene encoding LOW QUALITY PROTEIN: heterogeneous nuclear ribonucleoprotein D-like (The sequence of the model RefSeq protein was modified relative to this genomic sequence to represent the inferred CDS: deleted 1 base in 1 codon); this encodes MEDMNEYSNIEEFAEGSKINASKNQQDDGKMFIGGLSWDTSKKDLTEYLSRFGEVVDCTMKTDPVTGRSGGFGFVLFKHAASVDKVLELKEHKLDGKLIDPKRAKVLKGKEPPKKVFVGGLSPDTSEEQIKEYFGAFGEIENIELPVDTKTNERRGFCFITYIDEEPVKKLLESRYHQTGSGKCEIKVAQPKEVYSQQQQQQKGGRGAAAGGRGGTRARGRGQGQNWNQGFNNYHDQGYGNYNGAYGGDQNCSGYGGYDYTGYNYGNYGYGRGYADYSGQQSTYGKASRGGGNHQNNYQPY